CTTGTCCTGATTCATGCCCCCCCCCTCCCATGCAGCCATTGGCATCACCTTTGGGATTGCATGCAACCCTATATATCTAAGTGTACCCTTTTGGCCTATGCAGTGCATTTCCATGCCATGATATTCCTTCTTTGATCGATATTGACAGATGCCAAACCAGTACATAAAAAGTCAATCAAGTTGATAAAGTGAACATATGTTTTTCATGTGGATGTGAGATATCATGGCTTATTATTTGGAAGATGGATTACCAACTTTAGCTACGTAACATAAATAGTTTATACATACAGCATTTGCatcaaaattaagataaaaattaGGTGTTTAATAAGGAATATTCAGATAAATGAGTTCTTGAATTATTGTATGGGAAAAAAAATCAACAACTCTTACATATCTTACAGAATCTATGTACAAGATTTTGAATAATGGATGTAATTAATGCTTTGGAGCATTTTTTAGAACTAGGGAAAAAGAAAGTGCAAAAAAGCTAAAAGGTTAACCTATAGGGTGGGGGGGTgattctattatatatattatgtagtGAATGAGATGGCCAGGCTAGCAAGCGATCAAAATATGCGGTGTTGGCCAATGAGCGATGTTAGGATAGGTAGCCATAGCTAGCTAGCTAGCTGTTTGGGATCATGTCAAATTACTTCTCCTTCAAAGATGCCACTTCTGTGGCATTTGGATGGTCACCAAGGAACATCAAAAAGCACAGCAGTGAACAGTTAAGGTAATGTCTTTTTCCAAAAGTATCCCCCTATATATTTATTACAAGTATTGCATGTTGCAAATGCATTTTgctttgcatatatatatacacacacacaagtatgtgtgtgtatatatatgtccGTAGGGTATATGCACTATGGGACCAGTATTATTTTGGTGTGGGGGTGTCAATGGCATGTGGTACCACTAAGAGGAAACGAGAATAGTCAATTGTTGTGTAGGGCAATTTGGGTTTGTAAAGGTTTGACAAATAGTAAGGGTATTTGATGTTTTGTCTCTTTGTGGAGAGCTATATATTTCAGTTCCTCTAAACAAGAACTCACCCAATCAAACCCTTCCCTCTTTTTGTTTTCAATGTTTTCAAACATGTCTAATAGCTCCACCCAACAACAAAAAAGTCAATCTTGGCacttttatatgatatttttgttaatgtAAAAGTCAATGAATTAGAAAAGCAATACTCACCGAAGCCAGCCACCCCTGATGATCCAAGATAAGACACGCCTTTTACCACTAAAAGAGTGCAAAGCAAAGCTTTATAAGGATAAAGGATTAATCAATATAtcgttttttttgtttatatatgtTCTTGGGTGAAAAGAAATTGTGTAAACACTAAGTTCTTCAGCTGATAAACACGTGGATTGATAAGGCTAAAAAGGAGTGGGGGAGaactatgttttttatttaagtgTGTATTTGCTTTGCTTGATTATTATTGCGAAGTATTTTTTTGCAATGAAGTGAAAGCTAAGCAAGCAATAAAAAGAGATTCCCACTTCTGACTTAGTGACTTTGACATTTTGGGGGGGAGGGGGGGGTTGGCTATTTGGGAGATTCATGGTGTTTTTGACACTTTGACCTGATTTTCTTTTGTGGTTTGACTATATGTAAGCTTTAGGTGGTTTTACTTCATTTCTCCCTTTCTTGTTTCAACCACCCGACCAATAAGGGAGGGATTGAGAAAACTCAGTCCAATAAGCCATATAAAAAGTCTTTGGTACAATGGGAACCTGTTAAATTATGAGACATAATCTCATTGGAATAAAAGGAAAAGATGCTAAACTTGCCCTGTTAACATTCCCATTATGAGTGGGGGGTATTTGCAAAAGCTTTCAAACACTAGTGCCTGTAATGGCTGATGATTATGTTGAAGACCATGAGACCATTTTCAGTCAAAAACAGATTCTCCAATTACAGatagaaaatgaaaaaggttTGGGCCTTTGAGCATTGGCAACGTGCAATAAGAAAGCATGCCCATTCCGATCAACACTAATCCTTTGGATAAATTGTTATTATACAAGCGACAAGAAGTTCCTTCAAGTAAAGTACCATAACATTGGAGGTTTGATGTTTAGACTTTAAGCGATGGTTTTGGCAACGAATGACACGAAAGTATACTACCAATACAATTATTGTCAAACAAATTATTGATGGCAACACAAGTCAAAGTTTGTAGCTTTTAAATCAAGTAACATATATGATATGTACTTGTGTATATGATCTACAATTGATCATGAACAAAAAAGATCCTATCAATTTACGAAGATCACCAAAAATCTGTATCAGATTATTGCATTTACATTCAAATCTTATTTGAGTTACAATCATCATAGTTACATTTCATTAAAACGATGACATTTAGCTGATAAGTTACTCATCAATTTCTTCTGTGAGTCAGGAATTGATTGGCATAAATTTCCACCTCAAAACTCAGCATTTAATAATTTGAGAATGTAAATCGTAAATTTTGAAGCCAAAGAAGTCTTTTCTAGCAGcaagtttaattggttaattgataAAACTTTAAGCTAAATCAAATCAACACTCTGTCTGGGAATGGTAATAATGGACCTAGTTGAAGAAGACCCTAGCTAATAAGATAAAAGGAGGAAAACTTCAGAGACAAGTCATGATAAGGTTAGTTAAGAGTTGAGATTTCCACTTAAGTTTCTACCTTGGTAAAATGTCTGCAGGCAATTTTGAGATTATTTGACATTACCGCTAGAATTGTCTGGTTCTCTCACAAGTCAAAGAACCTATATAATATATGACCTTGAGGCTGAATAATGAGCACAGTTCTTATGCCAGACTCAGAAAACGTACGACATATATAGCACGCAATGCCACAAATAATTGCAGCATCTGTGACACCAAGACCCAATGAAATGAGAACAGCAGAGGGATGGGGGGGGGGGACAAGAGGCtgagatttcttaaaaataaaaaaaatagagaagtcAGCAAAGTAGAGAAATAGTGATGAAAAAGCACGAGTCATTTATTTCCTACAATACGATATTTACCAGTCGTTGTCTTTTGAGTCCAAGAAAAACGAAATAGATATCAGCTACAAATTTATAGCAACTTTAGCCCACAGCGTTGGACCTATATCATATAGACAAGTTTCATGTCAATCTCAAATTTTAGCAGCGGACAATAGATAGTACAGAGGCACACAAAATGCACATACCCGATTAATTTGATGTCCATGCTGCATTCGGAAAATCTTAAACaacatataattgttcaaattcttttgttctttcatgTGTAATTTAGATATGGACTTTAATTGGTCAAATTTTAAACcatattaaaagtttagggtcgAGTCATTTGATATGTTTACATTGATTTTTCCTTCAAAATCGAAGGATTCCCTTTCGCCAAAACAAGGGAACCATGATAAGTTAATGCGCACCTAATCTAACTGGCGTTGATTCACATGTGCCGGAAAAACTAGCAGTAAGTTGGTTCTCAAATGTAAAGGGCGCTATGGTACAACCTTTGAAGGAGCTTGGAGGGAAGAAACAGACCACCTCTTGAATGGTGACCCCTTGCTGTTTCATGAGCAACTGGTTATCGTGTTATCTCATACTGATCTCAAGCAATGGTCATATTAGAGGCTCATTCATATGTTCCCCAGTGAATCAAACCCTTGCATGGGGAGTTGATCAGATCTGCATAATGCTCGAGGTTCTGCAGCCGGTCAATTTCTTAAAATCTTAGCATCTAGAAGTTATCACGTCAGAGTTGCTCCCTGGGCTGAAGAAGTTTCTGAAGGATGCAAGGTTCATACATGCGGTTGCTGCATATGGGACTCATTTGCAAGATGAAGAACAGCTAGTGTTGATCTGCCAAAATGTATAAACAAAGAGATATGAGAAATTATATGCACCATATGTaccaaaaaaagaaagatgcttaCAGTAAATGTCAAAAACTTTTAAAAGCTGGAAATGTAAGCAACTTTGTCTGAGTAAtaacttgttttaaaagcttgaaatactaGTTGAaccaagaagaagaaaagaatgggAACCAGTATTACATTATCTTCTTTTCAAGTTTTTAGTTCTCAACTAGAATAAGATGAACTGTACCTAGGCAGTGAACCCTTTCTAGTTGGTTGGCTTGCATAAGCAGCCAGAGAACTTCTGAGACTACCATATTTATTCAGTGCACTTTCAAGTTGTGGAGGCGGCAACTGCAAACACCAAACAGGAAAAGCACCAAACAGGAAAAGAACAGTGTAAACGTAAACATAATAACAAAGAACCACAGCTTCTTCATATGCACTTCGGAAATGGGGAATTCATATGCAGTGGATCCTGTAGTTTACCTGTAACAAAACAGGAAAAGAATGTGGTTGTGTCTGAGCCACAGATTTCAAGAACCCAACCCACAACTTTGGCATTCTCCAGACCTACGCTCAACAAGCAGACAGAATATTAGTTGACCCCTGGCAAGGTTAAACAGCATGGGTGTTCATACTTCCAAAGCTTACAAAGCAAACGATGGGTTGAGTCACTGACCTGTTTACTGACAAGTTTGGATAGGATTTCCATGACAAAATCAACTTGGATACACAATATATGACTCAGAAAATTATTTGGTCAATCTTTGCATCATGTGATTTCATTCATATGCTGATAGAAGCCATAAAGAATCATGCATGGGCAGTAGCTCCTGGTTTACAAAAGAAAATCGATTCAACAAAACCTTAAAATATTCACATAGGAATAAGAAATGAAATCATAATACAATCAACACAAATGACTTGATCATGCACTCGTACTTTGTTTTGGAGTTGAGAATCTCAAAGAGGCTCAGCAGTAGTTTGTCGCATATGATTCAATAAACATATGAAAACAACATTTAGATATGGTTTTTGATCAGGTCAAGAACGTCAAACTCACACAGACtccttgaacaaaaaaaaagaaaaaaaccttgcCGACTACAAAATCTTCCATTCCAGTTTTTACCAGGAAGTCTACATGATTTAGAACCAAAGTGTAAATGAAATGAACAATATTACGACTTACCATGGTGGGAAAAGCATCAATTGCCTGTATAACTGTTCTcatgaaaagtaaaggaaaaggGATCTGATCAACCTGAATTCCATTGAGGAAAACATTACTACAAATGTAAAAGCATGGTATCAACCCCAGATACATAGTGCACACACATACCATCTGATTCAAGGCCTTAGCTAAGACCTGCTGCGTAAAAACTGTTCTCTGCTCGAAACAAGCTGAGCAAGCATCCAACCCCAGATACATAGTGCACACGCATACCATCTGATTCAAGGCCTTAGCTAAGACCTGCTGCGTAAAAACTGTTCTCTGCTCGAAACAAGCTGAGCAAGCATCCATTATCTGGAAAATTTTTAACAGAGAATAATATATGAATACTATGATAACAATGTGCGATAAATACAACCATTTATAAATCCTCAAAATGAACAATACTTAGAAGGGTTTACAGGTCCAAAGTTCTATTTCTCCCTATTTGGTTAAGTACCAAATTAATCTCTTGTAAGTATGGagcatataatattatatataaaatcagTCGATCAGGagggaaataaaaaatttaccttCTTGAGTGGAAGGCCACCTTTTTCAGGGATGACGTCATGGATGGCAACTAAAGCTTCGGCAGGGGTCAAAGCAGGACCAATGTGAGCTGAACCCTGTAAGAACCAAGAGCCAAAGGAAAACCTCAAATTACAATGTACTAATCAACATATTAACTCTGAGCAATGACTTGCAAAATATCCATAAAGAAAGACTCAACTTGATTGCTACTTTTACTAGTTCTTTTGCTTGCGATACAAAAAGGATGTGCATACTAATATCTGGACATAGTGCAACAAATATTGCTGaacttaaattaaaactaatatacAGATAGGTTCTCTTTAACGCACAGTTATCGTGTTTCACTTTAATCATTTGTTTACTCTTATAAATACAGtgcgattttctcttttctttttgtaaaatttgagaaagaaaatgGTAAATACAAAAACCCAGTAGCGAAAGAGTAATCACAAGGGGCATTGGCCCAAACTTTGAAAGTAAGTTCACTTCCCCAAGAAGAACAAAACT
The genomic region above belongs to Gossypium hirsutum isolate 1008001.06 chromosome D05, Gossypium_hirsutum_v2.1, whole genome shotgun sequence and contains:
- the LOC121203318 gene encoding symplekin translates to MEILSKLVSKQVWRMPKLWVGFLKSVAQTQPHSFPVLLQLPPPQLESALNKYGSLRSSLAAYASQPTRKGSLPRSTLAVLHLANESHMQQPHV